A region of Vitis riparia cultivar Riparia Gloire de Montpellier isolate 1030 chromosome 12, EGFV_Vit.rip_1.0, whole genome shotgun sequence DNA encodes the following proteins:
- the LOC117927195 gene encoding peroxidase N1-like has product MAAALAQGQGTRVGFYSYTCPEVESIVKETVTDHFNSDPTIAPGLLRMHFHDCFVRGCDASILLTGSSTERTAGPNSLLRGYEVIDDAKTRLEAACPGVVSCADILALAARDSVLLTKGASWKVPTGRRDGRVSLASETANLPASRDSIDLQKQKFADKGLNDQDLVALVGGHTIGTSACQFFRDRLYNFNTTTGNGADPSIDPAFLPQLQALCPQNGDANRRVALDTGSPNTFDASFFQNLKNGRGILQSDQKLWEDASTRSYVQRFLGIRGLQGLNFNVEFGRSMVKMSNIGVMTCTEGEIRRVCSAIN; this is encoded by the exons ATGGCTGCTGCATTGGCTCAAGGCCAAGGCACGCGGGTCGGATTCTATTCCTATACCTGCCCTGAAGTCGAATCCATTGTGAAAGAGACTGTTACAGATCATTTCAATTCCGACCCAACCATTGCCCCTGGTTTGCTCCGCATGCACTTCCATGACTGCTTCGTCCGAGGTTGCGATGCTTCCATCCTCCTCACTGGCTCCTCCACTGAAAGAACTGCTGGTCCCAATAGTCTGTTGAGAGGATATGAAGTAATAGATGACGCCAAGACCCGGCTGGAAGCCGCCTGCCCTGGAGTGGTCTCATGCGCTGATATTCTTGCTCTCGCTGCCCGTGACTCTGTCCTTCTG ACCAAAGGAGCAAGCTGGAAGGTGCCCACAGGGCGGAGAGACGGTCGTGTTTCATTAGCATCTGAGACTGCCAATTTGCCAGCCTCCCGTGACTCCATTGACCTCCAAAAGCAAAAGTTCGCTGACAAGGGTCTCAACGATCAAGATCTTGTTGCTCTTGTTG GAGGTCACACTATTGGAACTTCAGCATGCCAATTCTTCAGGGACAGACTGTATAACTTCAACACGACAACTGGAAATGGTGCTGACCCCTCCATAGACCCCGCCTTCCTTCCTCAGCTTCAAGCTCTTTGCCCTCAAAACGGTGATGCAAACAGGCGCGTTGCACTGGACACTGGTAGCCCCAACACATTCGACGCCTCTTTCTTTCAAAACCTGAAGAATGGGCGAGGAATACTGCAGTCGGATCAGAAGTTGTGGGAAGATGCCTCCACCAGGAGCTACGTGCAGCGGTTCCTAGGCATCAGAGGCTTGCAGGGATTGAACTTCAACGTGGAGTTTGGGAGGTCCATGGTGAAGATGAGTAACATTGGTGTCATGACTTGCACTGAGGGTGAGATTCGCAGGGTGTGCTCCGCAATTAATTAA